A region of Coraliomargarita sinensis DNA encodes the following proteins:
- a CDS encoding 2Fe-2S iron-sulfur cluster-binding protein, protein MPKVIFQKSDVTAEWTGDEESILELAEANDLDLDYGCRMGNCTACQQKVVSGEVEYPNGHTGEPEEGNELMCCSQPKGDADVVIDA, encoded by the coding sequence ATGCCTAAAGTTATCTTCCAAAAATCCGACGTCACCGCCGAATGGACGGGTGACGAAGAAAGCATTCTCGAACTGGCCGAAGCCAACGACCTCGACCTGGACTACGGTTGCCGCATGGGCAACTGCACAGCCTGCCAGCAAAAAGTGGTTTCCGGGGAAGTCGAATACCCCAACGGCCACACCGGCGAGCCGGAAGAAGGGAACGAGCTGATGTGCTGCTCCCAGCCGAAAGGCGACGCCGACGTCGTCATCGACGCCTAG